The following are encoded in a window of Massilia sp. R2A-15 genomic DNA:
- the gshA gene encoding glutamate--cysteine ligase yields the protein MSNQLTRRLALLDDDAHRALLGQGLRGIERETLRVDRNGHLARTPHPRALGSALTHPQITTDYAEALLEFITPAEHDIGLTLQQLDTIHRYAYTKLGDEMLWSESMPCELPGEADIEIANYGSSNIGMLKHVYRRGLALRYGKAMQCIAGIHYNYSLPEKLWGVLLASDGIPQERRTALRDFQSESYIALIRNFRRYSWLLMYLFGASPALSTGFLRGRQHKLETLSDDTLYLPYATSLRMSDLGYQNDAQSGLTPHENSLESYVTTLMDAVSRPYPPYQELGTKKDGEWIQLSTNVLQIENEYYSTIRPKRVIRTGERPVQALCRRGVQYIEVRCLDVDPFEPVGISLETGRFLDAFLLFCALDESPLINVGESAIHARNFARTVKEGRRPGLTLTRGGEEVALKDWANELIERIRPVAALLDDQHNEGGVHAASLAAQQAKIDNVALTPSARVLEEVRAIGSSAAFGLKQSELHAAYFRDGALMPAEKMLFDELTASSLAEQAAIEAAPGPNFDDFVAAYNSSTLCCE from the coding sequence GTGTCGAACCAATTGACCCGCCGCCTGGCACTGCTGGACGACGATGCGCACCGCGCCCTGCTGGGCCAGGGGCTGCGCGGCATCGAACGCGAAACGCTGCGCGTCGACCGCAACGGCCACCTCGCCCGCACCCCGCATCCGCGCGCGCTCGGCTCGGCGCTGACCCATCCGCAGATCACCACCGACTACGCCGAAGCCCTGCTCGAGTTCATCACCCCGGCCGAACATGACATCGGCCTGACCCTGCAACAGCTCGACACCATCCACCGCTACGCCTACACAAAACTGGGCGACGAGATGCTGTGGAGCGAGTCGATGCCGTGCGAGCTGCCCGGCGAAGCCGACATCGAGATCGCCAACTACGGCAGCTCGAACATCGGCATGCTGAAGCACGTGTACCGGCGCGGCCTGGCGCTGCGCTACGGGAAGGCCATGCAGTGCATCGCCGGCATCCACTACAACTATTCGCTGCCCGAGAAGCTATGGGGCGTGCTGCTGGCCAGCGACGGCATCCCGCAGGAACGGCGCACCGCGCTGCGCGACTTCCAGTCCGAGAGCTACATCGCCCTGATCCGCAACTTCCGCCGCTACAGCTGGCTGCTGATGTATTTGTTCGGCGCCTCGCCGGCGCTGTCCACCGGCTTCCTGCGCGGGCGCCAGCACAAGCTCGAGACGCTGTCCGACGACACCCTGTACCTCCCGTATGCGACCAGCCTGCGCATGAGCGACCTCGGTTACCAGAACGACGCGCAGTCCGGCCTGACGCCGCACGAGAACAGCCTGGAGAGCTACGTCACGACGCTGATGGACGCGGTCAGCCGCCCGTACCCGCCGTACCAGGAGCTGGGCACCAAGAAGGACGGCGAGTGGATCCAGCTGTCCACCAACGTGCTGCAGATCGAGAACGAATACTATTCGACGATCCGGCCCAAGCGCGTGATCCGCACCGGCGAGCGGCCGGTGCAGGCGCTGTGCCGGCGCGGCGTGCAGTACATCGAAGTGCGCTGCCTCGACGTCGATCCGTTCGAGCCGGTCGGCATCTCGCTCGAGACCGGGCGCTTCCTCGACGCCTTCCTGCTGTTCTGCGCGCTCGACGAAAGCCCGCTGATCAACGTCGGCGAGAGCGCCATCCACGCCCGCAATTTCGCTCGCACCGTCAAGGAAGGCCGCCGCCCGGGCCTGACGCTCACGCGCGGCGGCGAGGAAGTGGCGTTGAAGGATTGGGCCAATGAACTGATCGAGCGTATCCGCCCGGTCGCCGCGCTGCTCGACGACCAGCACAACGAAGGCGGCGTGCACGCGGCCTCGCTGGCGGCGCAGCAGGCCAAGATCGACAACGTGGCGCTGACGCCGTCGGCGCGCGTGCTCGAAGAAGTGCGCGCGATTGGCTCGTCGGCGGCGTTCGGCCTGAAACAGAGCGAGCTGCACGCGGCCTACTTCCGCGACGGCGCGCTGATGCCGGCCGAGAAAATGCTGTTCGACGAGCTGACCGCCTCCTCGCTGGCCGAGCAGGCCGCGATCGAAGCGGCGCCTGGCCCGAACTTCGACGACTTCGTCGCCGCCTACAACAGCAGCACCCTGTGCTGTGAGTAG
- a CDS encoding histone deacetylase family protein translates to MLAFYNEHHAQHRGQHEMFRGELVPCFEKPERADMVVAEFARRGLGKIVTPHGVPLVSLERIHTPRYLHFLRTAWSEWTALDPANAGRDAFPSVWPIRGMRFDIEPDNFAARMGLYSMDSGTPLTAGTWIAAKTGADCAVNAAHALRLGERGTFALTRPPGHHAGADFFGGYCFLNNAALAAQHLLDDGAARVGILDIDYHHGNGTQSIFYSRNDVVFTSIHADPRAEYPFYLGHADETGDGAGAGFNMNLPLPAGSSSAHWFAALETACIKLTSSGAEALVVSLGVDTFAGDPLSHFSLTSADFLRIGERIAHLGLPTVFVLEGGYAVAEIGINVVNVLEGFETAA, encoded by the coding sequence ATGCTGGCCTTCTATAACGAGCACCACGCCCAGCACCGCGGGCAGCACGAGATGTTCCGCGGCGAGCTGGTGCCGTGCTTCGAGAAGCCCGAGCGGGCCGACATGGTGGTGGCCGAATTCGCGCGGCGCGGGCTGGGCAAGATCGTCACGCCGCACGGCGTGCCGCTGGTGTCGCTCGAACGCATCCACACCCCGCGCTACCTGCACTTCCTGCGCACGGCGTGGAGCGAGTGGACCGCGCTCGATCCGGCCAATGCCGGCCGCGACGCGTTCCCGTCGGTGTGGCCGATCCGCGGCATGCGCTTCGACATCGAACCGGACAACTTCGCCGCGCGCATGGGCCTGTACTCGATGGACAGCGGAACCCCGCTGACCGCCGGCACCTGGATCGCGGCCAAGACCGGCGCCGACTGCGCGGTCAACGCGGCCCATGCGCTGCGCCTCGGCGAGCGCGGCACCTTCGCGCTGACCCGGCCACCCGGCCACCACGCCGGCGCCGATTTCTTCGGCGGCTACTGCTTCCTGAACAACGCCGCGCTGGCGGCCCAGCACCTGCTCGACGACGGCGCGGCGCGCGTCGGCATCCTCGACATCGACTACCACCACGGCAACGGCACCCAGAGCATCTTCTACAGCCGCAACGACGTGGTGTTCACCTCGATCCACGCCGACCCGCGCGCCGAATATCCGTTCTACCTTGGCCACGCCGACGAAACCGGAGATGGCGCTGGCGCCGGCTTCAACATGAACCTGCCGCTGCCGGCCGGATCGAGCTCCGCGCATTGGTTCGCCGCGCTGGAGACGGCCTGCATCAAGCTGACTTCAAGCGGCGCCGAAGCGCTGGTGGTGTCGCTCGGGGTGGACACCTTCGCCGGCGACCCGCTGTCGCACTTCTCCCTCACCAGCGCCGACTTCCTGCGCATCGGCGAGCGCATCGCGCATCTCGGCCTGCCCACCGTGTTCGTGCTCGAAGGCGGCTATGCGGTGGCCGAAATCGGCATCAACGTGGTCAACGTGCTCGAAGGCTTCGAGACGGCGGCATAA
- a CDS encoding GNAT family N-acetyltransferase, with amino-acid sequence MTEWQWRTFAELSNYDVYEVMAQRQHVFVLEQQCLWNDFDGLDQDAHHLLGWQVIDGKRQLVAYLRCLAPGAKYTEMSLGRVMTSKAGRGSGVGRELVALGIAHAERLYPGHRIKIGAQMYLEKFYASFGFVTISAPYEEDGIMHVDMLR; translated from the coding sequence ATGACCGAATGGCAGTGGCGTACCTTCGCCGAACTCTCCAATTACGATGTGTACGAAGTGATGGCTCAGCGCCAGCATGTGTTCGTGCTCGAGCAGCAGTGCCTGTGGAACGACTTCGACGGCCTCGACCAGGACGCGCACCATTTGCTCGGCTGGCAGGTCATCGACGGCAAGCGGCAACTGGTGGCCTACCTGCGCTGCCTTGCGCCGGGCGCGAAGTACACCGAAATGTCGCTGGGGCGCGTAATGACGTCGAAGGCCGGGCGCGGTTCGGGCGTGGGACGCGAGCTGGTCGCTCTGGGGATCGCGCATGCCGAGCGCCTGTATCCGGGACATCGCATCAAGATCGGCGCGCAGATGTACCTCGAGAAGTTCTACGCCAGCTTCGGCTTCGTCACCATCAGCGCGCCGTACGAGGAAGACGGCATCATGCACGTCGACATGCTGCGCTAG
- a CDS encoding PAS domain-containing sensor histidine kinase codes for MASERSPKVSIVLGLCGALALAWGAGAVRQDPRLAVLCMLGALPGLALLWRGLNRLIPRSALRAAAPPDPLPTDRQHLLDNALAVEARLEHAPIALFRVDPAGAVAPLNANARRLVAPGRASDPADLYRQLAAQGVDQRGMIGFDTERGAERALVSVSALTLQGSAHRLAALMPVESELEAEALNAWRQLVHVLTHEIMNSLTPVASLSRTAHALLDEFRAGLPADVSADLVTALDAISRRADSLVDFVGSYRSLSNVPAARPELVRLGELFERLSALVDPAWRARGGRTAFTVEPGSLELMVDPGQLEQALINLLKNAFEATAETPNAEALVTARLGRGGRLRIEVADNGAGVPDALAAHIFTPFFTTRKQGGGIGLAMVRQLIHGNGGTVRHVKSVSAGARFIVSF; via the coding sequence ATGGCATCTGAACGCTCGCCCAAGGTTTCCATTGTGCTGGGCCTGTGCGGCGCGCTCGCGCTGGCGTGGGGCGCCGGCGCCGTACGCCAGGATCCTCGGCTGGCGGTGCTGTGCATGCTGGGGGCGCTGCCCGGCCTTGCCTTGCTGTGGCGCGGCCTGAACCGGCTGATTCCGCGCAGCGCCTTGCGCGCCGCCGCGCCTCCCGACCCGCTGCCGACCGACCGCCAGCACCTGCTCGACAACGCGCTGGCGGTCGAAGCGCGCCTCGAGCATGCGCCGATCGCGCTGTTCCGCGTCGATCCCGCGGGCGCCGTGGCGCCGCTCAATGCGAATGCGCGCCGGCTCGTCGCGCCGGGACGCGCCAGCGATCCGGCGGACCTGTACCGCCAGCTGGCGGCGCAAGGAGTCGACCAGCGCGGCATGATCGGTTTCGACACCGAGCGCGGGGCCGAGCGCGCGCTGGTATCGGTGTCCGCATTGACCCTGCAAGGCAGCGCCCACCGGCTGGCTGCGCTGATGCCGGTGGAAAGCGAGCTGGAAGCCGAAGCGCTGAACGCGTGGCGCCAGCTGGTGCACGTGCTGACCCACGAGATCATGAATTCGCTCACGCCCGTGGCCTCGCTGTCGCGCACGGCGCACGCGCTGCTCGACGAGTTTCGCGCCGGCCTGCCGGCGGACGTCAGCGCCGACCTGGTCACCGCGCTGGACGCGATCAGCCGGCGCGCCGACAGCCTGGTCGATTTCGTCGGCAGCTACCGCAGCCTGTCGAACGTGCCGGCGGCGCGGCCGGAACTGGTGCGCCTCGGCGAACTGTTCGAACGGCTGTCGGCGCTGGTGGACCCGGCCTGGCGCGCACGCGGCGGGCGCACCGCGTTCACCGTGGAGCCGGGCTCGCTGGAGCTGATGGTCGATCCGGGGCAGCTGGAACAGGCCTTGATCAACCTGCTGAAGAACGCGTTTGAGGCGACCGCCGAAACGCCGAATGCGGAGGCGCTGGTGACGGCGCGGCTGGGACGCGGCGGCAGGCTGCGGATCGAGGTGGCGGACAATGGGGCCGGCGTGCCCGATGCACTGGCGGCGCATATTTTCACGCCGTTTTTCACGACCAGGAAGCAGGGCGGCGGCATCGGCCTGGCGATGGTGCGCCAGCTCATTCATGGCAATGGCGGCACCGTGCGCCACGTCAAATCGGTCAGCGCGGGGGCGCGCTTCATCGTCAGCTTTTGA
- a CDS encoding sigma-54 dependent transcriptional regulator has translation MTDPAASILILDDDPDVACAAQLLLRRRYGKVATLNDPAGLAALLAGGVPDVVLLDLNFTPGRIDGAQGLAVLDQLRAQARPPAVIALTAYADVPLAVEALKRGAGDFITKPWDNERLVAAVDNALARHKPALGASSLMGESDAMRELKAMIARVAPTEANVMVLGENGVGKELVARAIHQASPRAAATFLAVDMGALPESTFESELFGHRRGAFTDAKGDRPGRFQAARGGSLFLDEIGNMPLAGQAKLLTALERREVTPLGADRAEAIDVRIVSATNLDEARLFDPAVFRPDLLFRLNTIVLRVPPLRERAGDIPALLSHYVALYESQYQRPARQIDAGALDQLCSFDWPGNVRALRHACERAVILGGADQYRYADFGLGAAAAPVAAAALAAPAPMRLGAVERDTIAAALEQAKGNISHAAKMLGVSRAALYRKLGKHGI, from the coding sequence ATGACCGATCCCGCCGCCAGCATCCTGATCCTCGACGACGACCCCGATGTCGCCTGCGCCGCGCAGCTGCTGCTGCGGCGCCGCTACGGCAAGGTCGCCACCCTGAACGACCCGGCCGGCCTGGCCGCGCTGCTGGCCGGCGGCGTGCCCGACGTGGTGCTGCTGGACCTGAACTTCACGCCCGGCCGCATCGACGGCGCGCAAGGCCTCGCGGTGCTCGACCAGCTGCGCGCGCAAGCGCGTCCGCCCGCGGTGATCGCGCTGACCGCGTATGCCGACGTGCCGCTGGCGGTCGAGGCGCTCAAGCGCGGGGCCGGCGATTTCATCACCAAGCCGTGGGACAACGAGCGCCTGGTGGCCGCCGTCGACAACGCCCTGGCGCGCCACAAGCCGGCGCTTGGCGCCTCGTCGCTGATGGGCGAGTCTGACGCGATGCGCGAGCTGAAGGCGATGATCGCCCGCGTTGCGCCCACCGAGGCCAACGTGATGGTGCTGGGCGAGAACGGCGTCGGCAAGGAGCTGGTCGCGCGCGCGATCCACCAGGCGTCGCCGCGCGCCGCCGCCACCTTCCTCGCGGTGGACATGGGCGCGCTGCCGGAATCGACCTTCGAAAGCGAGTTGTTCGGCCATCGGCGCGGCGCCTTCACCGACGCCAAGGGCGACCGGCCGGGGCGCTTCCAGGCCGCGCGCGGCGGCTCGCTGTTCCTCGACGAGATCGGCAATATGCCGCTGGCGGGCCAGGCCAAGCTGCTGACCGCGCTGGAGCGGCGCGAGGTGACGCCGCTGGGCGCCGACCGCGCCGAAGCGATCGACGTGCGCATCGTCAGCGCCACCAACCTCGATGAAGCGCGCCTGTTCGATCCCGCCGTGTTCCGCCCCGACCTGCTGTTCCGCTTGAATACCATCGTGCTGCGCGTGCCGCCGCTGCGCGAACGCGCCGGCGACATCCCGGCTTTGCTGTCGCATTACGTCGCGCTGTACGAAAGCCAGTACCAGCGGCCGGCGCGCCAGATCGATGCCGGCGCGCTGGACCAGCTGTGCAGCTTCGACTGGCCAGGCAACGTGCGCGCGCTGCGCCATGCATGCGAACGCGCCGTCATCCTTGGCGGCGCGGACCAATACCGGTATGCCGACTTCGGGTTGGGCGCTGCTGCGGCGCCCGTCGCAGCGGCCGCGCTGGCCGCGCCGGCGCCGATGCGCCTTGGCGCGGTGGAGCGCGACACCATCGCCGCGGCGCTGGAGCAGGCCAAGGGCAATATCAGCCACGCCGCCAAGATGCTCGGCGTGAGCCGCGCCGCCCTGTACCGCAAGCTGGGCAAGCATGGCATCTGA